The Agromyces marinus genome window below encodes:
- a CDS encoding TlyA family RNA methyltransferase: protein MAQQRLDAALAARGLARSRTHAAALIADGAVRVDGRPVVKPSHKVDDADVIEVAAADHYVSRAAHKLIAALDAFEVDPVDRVVLDAGASTGGFTQVLLERGARRVLAIDVGHGQLAPELHGLPGLVLVEGCNVRHLDAPSLAELTGVDERPGLVTADLSFISLTTVLPALRAAADPAAEFVLLVKPQFEVGRSGTREGVVRDPAARGDAVMQVLWSAHDLGLRTAGVLSSPIAGTHGNREVLVLLSPSRGGDPSEWSGRVREATGGITA from the coding sequence GTGGCGCAGCAGCGACTCGATGCGGCGCTGGCCGCACGCGGACTCGCGCGATCGCGCACGCACGCGGCCGCGCTCATCGCCGACGGTGCCGTCCGCGTCGACGGGCGGCCCGTCGTCAAGCCGTCGCACAAGGTCGACGACGCCGACGTGATCGAGGTCGCGGCCGCAGATCACTACGTCAGCCGGGCGGCGCACAAGCTCATCGCGGCACTCGACGCATTCGAGGTCGATCCGGTGGATCGCGTCGTCCTCGACGCGGGGGCGTCGACCGGTGGCTTCACGCAGGTGCTGCTCGAGCGCGGCGCCCGGCGGGTGCTCGCGATCGACGTGGGCCACGGGCAGCTCGCCCCCGAGCTGCACGGGCTCCCGGGGCTGGTGCTCGTCGAGGGGTGCAACGTCCGCCACCTCGACGCCCCGTCCCTGGCCGAACTGACCGGAGTCGACGAACGGCCGGGCCTGGTCACCGCCGACCTCTCGTTCATCTCGCTGACGACCGTGCTGCCGGCGCTCCGGGCGGCGGCCGACCCCGCCGCCGAGTTCGTGCTCCTCGTCAAGCCGCAGTTCGAGGTCGGGCGCAGCGGAACGCGGGAGGGCGTCGTGCGCGACCCCGCGGCGCGTGGTGACGCCGTCATGCAGGTGCTGTGGTCCGCCCACGACCTCGGACTCCGGACGGCTGGGGTGCTGTCCTCCCCAATCGCCGGCACGCACGGCAACCGCGAGGTCCTGGTGCTGCTGAGCCCGTCGCGCGGCGGCGATCCGTCAGAATGGTCGGGTCGGGTCCGAGAAGCGACGGGAGGCATCACGGCGTGA
- a CDS encoding NAD kinase — MVGSGPRSDGRHHGVSEARYFLVVSHTGRASALEATADVCGQLVAAGAVPVVADEQWRDVMTALPELDGLVERFERVEASAIELVIVLGGDGTILRAAELTRDAPVPLLGVNLGHVGFLAESERDDLGYTVGRALARDYTVEERMTLSVRAKVGDEVVYEGWALNEASVEKAERERMIEVLIEVDRRPLSSFGCDGVVMSTPTGSTAYSFSAGGPVVWPAVEALLLVPLSAHALFARPLVVGPDSSLAVEVLQRTETTAVLWCDGRRMFELPPGARVIVRRSDVPVRLARLHQAPFTDRLVNKFQLPVTGWKGPVAGD, encoded by the coding sequence ATGGTCGGGTCGGGTCCGAGAAGCGACGGGAGGCATCACGGCGTGAGCGAAGCGCGGTACTTCCTCGTGGTCTCCCACACCGGTCGGGCGTCGGCGCTCGAGGCGACCGCCGATGTGTGCGGGCAGCTCGTGGCGGCCGGAGCCGTTCCGGTCGTCGCCGATGAGCAGTGGCGCGACGTGATGACGGCGCTGCCCGAACTCGACGGACTCGTCGAGCGGTTCGAGCGAGTCGAGGCGTCGGCGATCGAACTGGTCATCGTGCTCGGCGGCGACGGCACGATCCTGCGCGCGGCCGAGCTCACGCGCGACGCCCCGGTGCCGCTGCTCGGCGTGAACCTCGGCCATGTCGGCTTCCTCGCGGAGAGCGAGCGCGACGACCTCGGGTACACGGTCGGGCGCGCCCTCGCACGTGACTACACCGTCGAGGAGCGCATGACGCTCTCGGTGCGTGCGAAGGTCGGCGACGAGGTCGTCTACGAGGGGTGGGCGCTCAACGAGGCCAGCGTCGAGAAGGCCGAACGCGAGCGCATGATCGAGGTCCTCATCGAGGTCGATCGGCGCCCGCTCTCGTCGTTCGGGTGCGACGGCGTGGTCATGTCCACGCCGACCGGATCGACCGCGTACTCGTTCTCGGCGGGCGGGCCCGTCGTCTGGCCGGCGGTCGAGGCGCTCCTGCTCGTCCCGCTGAGCGCGCACGCGCTCTTCGCCCGGCCGCTCGTCGTGGGGCCGGACTCGTCACTCGCGGTCGAAGTGCTGCAGCGGACCGAGACGACCGCGGTGCTCTGGTGCGACGGAAGGCGGATGTTCGAGCTGCCCCCGGGCGCTCGCGTCATCGTCCGCCGATCCGACGTGCCGGTGCGGCTCGCCCGACTGCACCAGGCGCCGTTCACCGATCGGCTCGTGAACAAGTTCCAGCTGCCCGTGACGGGATGGAAGGGGCCGGTCGCCGGTGATTGA